From the genome of Nomia melanderi isolate GNS246 chromosome 14, iyNomMela1, whole genome shotgun sequence, one region includes:
- the LOC116425724 gene encoding histone H3.3A, with protein sequence MARTKQTARKSTGGKAPRKQLATKAARKSAPSTGGVKKPHRYRPGTVALREIRRYQKSTELLIRKLPFQRLVREIAQDFKTDLRFQSAAIGALQEASEAYLVGLFEDTNLCAIHAKRVTIMPKDIQLARRIRGERA encoded by the exons ATGGCACGTACTAAGCAAACAGCTCGTAAATCAACTGGAGGTAAAGCACCTCGTAAACAACTTGCCACAAAGGCAGCACGTAAGAGTGCCCCATCTACTGGTGGTGTAAAAAAACCACATCGATACAG GCCTGGTACTGTCGCTCTTCGAGAAATCAGAAGATATCAGAAATCGACTGAGTTGCTGATTAGAAAATTACCCTTCCAGCGACTGGTTCGTGAAATTGCACAGGATTTCAAAACCGATCTGCGTTTCCAGAGTGCAGCGATTGGAGCTTTACAGGAAGCATCGGAAGCATACTTGGTTGGTTTATTTGAAGACACCAACTTGTGTGCTATCCATGCCAAGCGTGTAACAATCATGCCCAAGGATATCCAGCTGGCCCGGCGAATCCGTGGCGAGCGTGCttaa